Part of the Erwinia amylovora genome is shown below.
GAGAAGCGTACAGCATAGACGGGTCCATATTGCCCTGCAGCGCGACACGGTCGCCAACGCGACGGCGGGCATCAGCCATATCGGTGGTCCAGTCAAGACCCAGCGCATCACAGCCGGTGGCGGCCATCGCTTCCAGCCACTGTCCGCCACCTTTGGTAAACAGCGTGACCGGCACACGACGCCCGTCGTTTTCGCGCAGCAGCCCGTCGACAATTTTATGCATATAGTTGAGCGAAAATTCCAGGTAATCACGCCCGGTCAGTACCCCACCCCAGGTATCAAAAATCATCACCGACTGCGCTCCGGCGCGGATCTGCGCGTTAAGGTACAGCGTGACGCTGTCCGCCAGCTTATCCAGCATCAGGTGCAGGGTTTGCGGCTCCGCGTACATCATCTTTTTCAGCCGGGTAAACGCCTTGCTGCTGCCGCCTTCGACCATATAGGTTGCCAGCGTCCACGGGCTGCCGGAGAAGCCAATCAGCGGCACTTCGCCGTTAAGGTTTTTACGGATGGTGCGCACCGCGTTCATCACGTAGCCCAGCTCCTGCTCGGGATCGGGGATCGGCAGCTTTTCGACATCGGCACGGCAGGTCACGGGGGAGGAAAAACGCGGGCCTTCGCCCGTTTCAAAATAGAGTCCCAGGCCCATCGCATCAGGAATGGTCAGAATATCGGAGAACAGGATCGCCGCATCCAGCGCGTAACGCCGCAGCGGCTGCAGCGTGACTTCACAGGCCAGTTCAGCATTTTTGCACAGCGACATAAAGTCACCGGCAACGGCGCGGGTAGCTTTGTATTCTGGCAAGTACCGCCCGGCCTGGCGCATCATCCACACCGGGGTAACATCAACTGGCTGGCGCAGCAGGGCGCGCAGATAACGATCGTTCTTCAGTTCACTCATCACAGGACTCTCTCTCCAATCAGGCCCGTAGTGTAACATTCATTGCAATTTGCGGTGATTCGGCGCTCAAAAAAATACCTTTCTCCGGGACGACACGATGCGCTGACTGACCATCCCCGCACCGCTGATTTCCCCCGGCCGGCCGCATCTGCCACAGGAGGTACGGCTGGCAAAAATCCACTGGGTTAATCCGGCGATTCACCGCGGTGATCCTTCGTCGGCACGACACCGTGCCACCGTGTCTTCGATAAGGCGGCGTGCCACCGTACCGGCAGGGGGCAATCGCGGTAATGCGTCGTAACGATACCAGCCTGCATCCAATAGCTCTTTCTTATCAATTTTGATTTCCCCGCCAGCATAATCAGCCATAAACGCCACCATCAGCGACTGCGGAAAAGGCCAGGGTTGGGAGGTGACATAACGCAGGTTTTTGACCTGGATGCTGCTCTCCTCCATCACTTCGCGTGCTACCGTCTGCTCCAGGGTTTCTCCCACTTCGACAAAACCCGCCAGCACGGTATAAACCCCGTTACGCTGGCGGTTATGCTGCGCCAGCAGGATCTCCGGTCCGCGTCGAATGGCGACGATAATGCAAGGAGCAATCTGTGGATAGTAGCGCTGGCGGCAATGATGGCATAAACAGGCCCATTCCGTTTTGCTGCTGTGCATTTTATGGCCGCAGTAGCCGCACCATTGGTGGG
Proteins encoded:
- the nudC gene encoding NAD(+) diphosphatase, with amino-acid sequence MVREILSIDEGWWVVSEEHKIWLPGGELPHGNAASLGLTGLSGSHIGEWQGEAVWLIRGSRPVEMGSLRQLLGQDSGLFQLAGRGIQLAEFFRSHQWCGYCGHKMHSSKTEWACLCHHCRQRYYPQIAPCIIVAIRRGPEILLAQHNRQRNGVYTVLAGFVEVGETLEQTVAREVMEESSIQVKNLRYVTSQPWPFPQSLMVAFMADYAGGEIKIDKKELLDAGWYRYDALPRLPPAGTVARRLIEDTVARCRADEGSPR
- the hemE gene encoding uroporphyrinogen decarboxylase, with product MSELKNDRYLRALLRQPVDVTPVWMMRQAGRYLPEYKATRAVAGDFMSLCKNAELACEVTLQPLRRYALDAAILFSDILTIPDAMGLGLYFETGEGPRFSSPVTCRADVEKLPIPDPEQELGYVMNAVRTIRKNLNGEVPLIGFSGSPWTLATYMVEGGSSKAFTRLKKMMYAEPQTLHLMLDKLADSVTLYLNAQIRAGAQSVMIFDTWGGVLTGRDYLEFSLNYMHKIVDGLLRENDGRRVPVTLFTKGGGQWLEAMAATGCDALGLDWTTDMADARRRVGDRVALQGNMDPSMLYASPARIEQEVAGILEGYGHGNGHVFNLGHGIHLDVPPEHAGVFVEAVHRLSRPYHLG